Below is a window of Desmonostoc muscorum LEGE 12446 DNA.
CAACAGAGTAATTTCTGAAGATTGCCACTCACGAGGAGCCGCACATTGATGAGCCGCCAGTAATCCCCACAATTCATCTCCCAAGGAAACAGGAACGACGAGATTTGCCCTTACCTGGAGACTTTCCAAAAATTCAACGTGACAGGGACTAATTCCGGCAGTATAAATATCAGTTTTCGCAGTGACTAGGCCTTGTTTAAAGGGTTCGACGTTTTCTTCACCAATGCAAGGGTCGTAAATCTGGAGTGGTAAAAGAGCCATCCATTCCGGTGCAACAGACTCAACAACAATCGTTCCACCCCAACCTGGATAAAATTGGAAGATAGTGACGCGATCGCACTTCAGAAAATGCCGCACTTCATCGACAGTGGTTTGCAAGATATCTTGTAAATTGAGCGATCGCCGGATACGCTGACTCATCTCCATCACTAAACGCTGTTGTTCAAATTGCTGTTGCAGCGTTTCTTGTGTTTGTTTGCGTTCGGCTTTGCCGCGCTTGCGCTCGTCAAGAGTCATCCGCAATTGCTCGGCATTTTCCTGAGATAATTGTTGATTGAGTTGTTGAATCTTCTTTCTGCTGTACTGAAGATTGCCAGTGACCAGGTTAATTATCAAGGCAACCAGTAGGAAAAGTCCTAGCCGCAATACATCTTCTGGTTGATTAATCCCCAGTTGATATCGAGGGGGAATCAAGAAATAATCAATTGCCAGTGTGGAAAGGACAACTGTAACGATCCCTGGTCGAAAGCCACCATACCAAGTACTTGCGATGATAGCTATGTAGAAAAATGCACCAATGGTTCGAGAAATCAGCAGTTCTAGCCAGAGTGACAGCACCAGGGCGATGGCAGTTAAGCCAATAGCAACACCGTACTTTAATAATCGCCGATAATTTCCGATCATTCTTTACTTCTCCATGCCTGAGGGCGCCAGCGCGTTCTTTGAATCCGGCTCAGTACCCGTGTCACAAGTTCTGGTCCTAGCACTGGCTTGCTGATAAAATCATCGGCTCCGGCAGCAAAAGCTTGCTGAAGGAATTCTGCTTCAGTATGAGATGTAACTACT
It encodes the following:
- a CDS encoding DUF4118 domain-containing protein, yielding MIGNYRRLLKYGVAIGLTAIALVLSLWLELLISRTIGAFFYIAIIASTWYGGFRPGIVTVVLSTLAIDYFLIPPRYQLGINQPEDVLRLGLFLLVALIINLVTGNLQYSRKKIQQLNQQLSQENAEQLRMTLDERKRGKAERKQTQETLQQQFEQQRLVMEMSQRIRRSLNLQDILQTTVDEVRHFLKCDRVTIFQFYPGWGGTIVVESVAPEWMALLPLQIYDPCIGEENVEPFKQGLVTAKTDIYTAGISPCHVEFLESLQVRANLVVPVSLGDELWGLLAAHQCAAPREWQSSEITLLRQLGAQVSIAIQQAALFKQLQIELTERKQAEIDLQQLNAELEQRVQERTAQLTETNDRLQKTVIEQQQTQLTLLEQAQMLELQAVITRNMGEGICLVRIDNAIIIYANPKFEQMFGYDSSELNGQHVSIVNYVTKSVTTEDVNQGTFSALLQNTEATYEVQNLKKDGTPFWCSVTTSVFRHPDYGDVLVAVHQDITQRKGIQEALRESEEKFRQLAENIQAVFWMTDIQNQQVL